DNA sequence from the Chryseobacterium indicum genome:
AAGGAACGGAGCAACAGAATTCAGTCGTATTGGCAAATGCAGCGGTTGCCCTTTATCACACCGATAAATTCGGAAGCTATGAAGATTGCCTTTTGATGGCGAAAGAAAGTTTACATGGAGGAAAAGCATTAAGAAGTCTGCAACTTCTTTTAGAATAATACTTTTTCACTTCATTTGTCATTCAGAGCGAAACGCAGTGAAGTGAAGAATCTATAAAAACACAGAATATGCTGAAAACTTTAGGTATACATAACTATTATGTTTATCTATTAACAAACTATAATAAGTCTGTTTTGTATGTAGGTGTAACGAATAATTTAAAAATCAGATTACATCAGCATAAAAACCCAAAGACGGAAGACAAAGTTCATTTTACCTCTAAGTACAAATGCTTTTATTTAGTTTATTATGAACATTTTCAGGATATTGAGCAGGCAATTTTAAGAGAAAAACAAATTAAGGGATATTCCAGAATGAAAAAGGATAAATTAATAGATGATTTTAATCCTGATTGGAATTTCTTAAATGAAACCATTTAAAAACAGATTTCTCACTTCATTTCATTCCGTTCGAAATGACAATGAATAGTAAATTAAAAAGAAAGATGAATATTTTAGATAAAATCATACAAAGAAAAAAAGAAGAGGTTTCCTTCTCGAAATCGAATACTTCAGTCTCAGCATTGAAGGAATCTGAATTTTTCGGAAGAGAAAATTTTTCACTCAAAGAAAGCTTAAAAAAGAGAAGCGGAATCATTGCCGAATTCAAAAGACAGTCACCCTCCAAAGGAATTATTAATGATACCGTTTCACCTTTAGAAGTTGTTTCCGCATATGAAAAGCTCGGGGCGAGCGGAATTTCTGTTTTAACGGATCGTGATTTTTTCGGAGGAAGTTCTGAGGATATTCTGAATGTAAGAAATTCTGTAAATACTCCGATTTTGCGAAAAGATTTCATGATTGATGAATATCAGTTTTATGAAGCCAAAAGCATAGGTGCAGATGTTATTTTATTGATTGCAGCCTGTCTTTCACCGCAGCAGGTTTCAGAATTTACAGAACTTTCTCACGAGTTGGGATTGGAAGTCTTACTGGAAATCCATACCGAAGAAGAATTGAAACACATCCACAAAAACATTGATCTTGTGGGAATTAACAACAGAAACTTGAAAGATTTCAAAGTGGATCTGCAACATTCGGTTACTTTGAAAAATCAGCTTCCGAAAGAAATTCTGTCTGTTGCCGAAAGCGGAATCTACAACGAAGAAGATTTCAGATACTTAAAAAATGAAGGTTTCGACGGATTTCTGATGGGCGAATATTTTATGAAACATGAAGATCCCGGAAAAAAATTAGCTGAATTTATTTCAAATACAGGAATTTAAAAATCAGGTATGAAATCAACAGACAAAAATCTATTGACGAATAAAACCGCACCGAAGCTAAAAGTCTGCGGATTAACCCAATCTGATCAGATTCCGAAGTTAATATCTTTACAGACAGACTTTCTTGGTTTTATCTTTTATGAAAAATCGCTCAGGTATGTTTTGAAGCATTTGAGTCTTCAACAAATTTCAGCAATTGAACATTCCGGAAAAGTCGGTGTTTTTGTGAATGAAAACCCAGAAAAGATAGTTGAAACAGCGGAAAAAGCAAAAC
Encoded proteins:
- the trpC gene encoding indole-3-glycerol phosphate synthase TrpC, which encodes MNILDKIIQRKKEEVSFSKSNTSVSALKESEFFGRENFSLKESLKKRSGIIAEFKRQSPSKGIINDTVSPLEVVSAYEKLGASGISVLTDRDFFGGSSEDILNVRNSVNTPILRKDFMIDEYQFYEAKSIGADVILLIAACLSPQQVSEFTELSHELGLEVLLEIHTEEELKHIHKNIDLVGINNRNLKDFKVDLQHSVTLKNQLPKEILSVAESGIYNEEDFRYLKNEGFDGFLMGEYFMKHEDPGKKLAEFISNTGI
- a CDS encoding GIY-YIG nuclease family protein codes for the protein MLKTLGIHNYYVYLLTNYNKSVLYVGVTNNLKIRLHQHKNPKTEDKVHFTSKYKCFYLVYYEHFQDIEQAILREKQIKGYSRMKKDKLIDDFNPDWNFLNETI